A section of the Ammospiza caudacuta isolate bAmmCau1 chromosome 28, bAmmCau1.pri, whole genome shotgun sequence genome encodes:
- the MATK gene encoding megakaryocyte-associated tyrosine-protein kinase isoform X1 yields the protein MNLDCKIPVRKKHWPPGTQCVTKHDHSKPKPRELAFRKGDMVTIIEAVEGKGWYRARHNETGQEGLLAASALRERGAIRADPKLSLMPWFHGKISGLEAVQELQPPEDGLFLVRESVRHPGDYVLCVSFGKEVIHYRVVHEENTLSIDSQQYFSNLIDMIEHYMKEQGAICTKLVKPKTKSGMKSAEEELAKAGWLLNLKHLTLGERIGQGEFGDVLQGEYLGQRVAVKNIKCDVTAQAFLAETAAMTKVRHKNLVCLLGVILHNGLYIVMEFMSKGNLVNFLRTRGRAHVSTQQLLLFSLDVAQGMDYLESKKLVHRDLAARNILISEENVAKVSDFGLARVNPKGADATLLPVKWTAPEALKHNKFSSKSDVWSYGILLWETFSFGRAPYPKLALKEVTELLEQGYRMDAPEGCPPTVYALMKSCWELEPGKRPSFKKLTEKLQKELKHLRDI from the exons ATGAATCTGGACTGcaagatccctgttaggaag AAGCACTGGCCCCCCGGCACGCAGTGTGTCACCAAGCATGACCACAGCAAGCCCAAGCCCCGGGAGCTGGCCTTCCGCAAGGGGGACATGGTCACCATCATCGAGGCCGTGGAG GGCAAAGGCTGGTACCGCGCCCGGCACAACGAGACgggccaggaggggctgctggcagccagcGCCCTGCGGGAGCGCGGGGCCATCCGCGCCGACCCCAAGCTCAGCCTGATGCC CTGGTTCCACGGGAAGATCTCAGGGCTGGAGgcggtgcaggagctgcagccccccgAGGATGGGCTGTTCCTGGTGCGTGAGTCTGTGCGGCACCCCGGGGACTACGTGCTGTGCGTGAGCTTTGGCAAGGAGGTGATCCACTACCGCGTGGTGCACGAGGAGAACACGCTCAGCATCGACAGCCAGCAGTACTTCTCCAACCTCATTGACATGATTGAG CATTACATGAAGGAGCAGGGAGCCATCTGCACCAAGCTGGTGAAGCCCAAAACAAAATCTGGGATGAAGTCAGCTGAGGAGGAGTTGGCCAAAG CTGGCTGGTTGCTGAACCTGAAGCACCTCACATTGGGAGAGCGCATTGGGCAAGGCGAGTTTGGAG ATGTCCTGCAGGGCGAGTACTTGGGGCAGAGGGTGGCTGTGAAGAACATCAAGTGTGATGTGACTGCCCAGGCCTTCCTCGCTGAAACAGCGGCCATGAC GAAGGTCCGGCACAAAAACCTGGTGTGTTTGCTGGGAGTGATCCTGCACAATGGCCTCTACATTGTCATGGAGTTCATGAGCAAG GGCAACCTGGTGAACTTCCTGCGCACGCGGGGCCGGGCACACGTCTCgacccagcagctcctcctgttcTCTCT GGATGTGGCTCAAGGCATGGACTACCTTGAGTCCAAGAAGTTGGTTCACCGGGACCTGGCTGCGCGCAACATCCTCATCTCCGAGGAGAACGTGGCCAAAGTGAGCGACTTCGGCTTGGCCCGGGTCAACCCCAAGGGTGCAGATGCCACATTGCTCCCTGTGAAGTGGACGGCACCAGAGGCCCTGAAACACAAT AAATTCTCCTCCAAGTCGGACGTGTGGAGCTACGGGATCCTCCTGTGGGAAACCTTTTCCTTTGGACGGGCACCCTACCCCAAGCTG GCCCTGAAGGAGGTGacggagctgctggagcaggggtaCCGCATGGACGCCCCCGAGGGCTGCCCGCCCACCGTCTATGCCCTGAtgaagagctgctgggagctggagccaggCAAGCGCCCGTCCTTCAAGAAACTCACAGAGAAGCTACAGAAGGAGCTGAAGCACCTGAGGGACATTTAA
- the MATK gene encoding megakaryocyte-associated tyrosine-protein kinase isoform X2, with protein sequence MSGKHWPPGTQCVTKHDHSKPKPRELAFRKGDMVTIIEAVEGKGWYRARHNETGQEGLLAASALRERGAIRADPKLSLMPWFHGKISGLEAVQELQPPEDGLFLVRESVRHPGDYVLCVSFGKEVIHYRVVHEENTLSIDSQQYFSNLIDMIEHYMKEQGAICTKLVKPKTKSGMKSAEEELAKAGWLLNLKHLTLGERIGQGEFGDVLQGEYLGQRVAVKNIKCDVTAQAFLAETAAMTKVRHKNLVCLLGVILHNGLYIVMEFMSKGNLVNFLRTRGRAHVSTQQLLLFSLDVAQGMDYLESKKLVHRDLAARNILISEENVAKVSDFGLARVNPKGADATLLPVKWTAPEALKHNKFSSKSDVWSYGILLWETFSFGRAPYPKLALKEVTELLEQGYRMDAPEGCPPTVYALMKSCWELEPGKRPSFKKLTEKLQKELKHLRDI encoded by the exons ATGTCTGGG AAGCACTGGCCCCCCGGCACGCAGTGTGTCACCAAGCATGACCACAGCAAGCCCAAGCCCCGGGAGCTGGCCTTCCGCAAGGGGGACATGGTCACCATCATCGAGGCCGTGGAG GGCAAAGGCTGGTACCGCGCCCGGCACAACGAGACgggccaggaggggctgctggcagccagcGCCCTGCGGGAGCGCGGGGCCATCCGCGCCGACCCCAAGCTCAGCCTGATGCC CTGGTTCCACGGGAAGATCTCAGGGCTGGAGgcggtgcaggagctgcagccccccgAGGATGGGCTGTTCCTGGTGCGTGAGTCTGTGCGGCACCCCGGGGACTACGTGCTGTGCGTGAGCTTTGGCAAGGAGGTGATCCACTACCGCGTGGTGCACGAGGAGAACACGCTCAGCATCGACAGCCAGCAGTACTTCTCCAACCTCATTGACATGATTGAG CATTACATGAAGGAGCAGGGAGCCATCTGCACCAAGCTGGTGAAGCCCAAAACAAAATCTGGGATGAAGTCAGCTGAGGAGGAGTTGGCCAAAG CTGGCTGGTTGCTGAACCTGAAGCACCTCACATTGGGAGAGCGCATTGGGCAAGGCGAGTTTGGAG ATGTCCTGCAGGGCGAGTACTTGGGGCAGAGGGTGGCTGTGAAGAACATCAAGTGTGATGTGACTGCCCAGGCCTTCCTCGCTGAAACAGCGGCCATGAC GAAGGTCCGGCACAAAAACCTGGTGTGTTTGCTGGGAGTGATCCTGCACAATGGCCTCTACATTGTCATGGAGTTCATGAGCAAG GGCAACCTGGTGAACTTCCTGCGCACGCGGGGCCGGGCACACGTCTCgacccagcagctcctcctgttcTCTCT GGATGTGGCTCAAGGCATGGACTACCTTGAGTCCAAGAAGTTGGTTCACCGGGACCTGGCTGCGCGCAACATCCTCATCTCCGAGGAGAACGTGGCCAAAGTGAGCGACTTCGGCTTGGCCCGGGTCAACCCCAAGGGTGCAGATGCCACATTGCTCCCTGTGAAGTGGACGGCACCAGAGGCCCTGAAACACAAT AAATTCTCCTCCAAGTCGGACGTGTGGAGCTACGGGATCCTCCTGTGGGAAACCTTTTCCTTTGGACGGGCACCCTACCCCAAGCTG GCCCTGAAGGAGGTGacggagctgctggagcaggggtaCCGCATGGACGCCCCCGAGGGCTGCCCGCCCACCGTCTATGCCCTGAtgaagagctgctgggagctggagccaggCAAGCGCCCGTCCTTCAAGAAACTCACAGAGAAGCTACAGAAGGAGCTGAAGCACCTGAGGGACATTTAA
- the LOC131569033 gene encoding complexin-3-like — MASFFTATLKSFQGGKDESAKGAPKDEKAAALPSTMAREEFEEYQRQLLEEKIERDKAFAQRKAERATVRMHLRDKYHLAQDERDDAQVHVAGGAVELPPDLAAMVHSEEEEEDGSAGAFAFLAKLRQVELPALRERALGGVEQVRDRCALM, encoded by the exons ATGGCCTCCTTCTTCACGGCCACCCTGAAGAGCTTCCAGGGGGGCAAGGATGAGTCCGCCAAGGGGGCCCCCAAGGATGAgaaggcggcagcactgcccagcaccaTGGCCCGTGAGGAGTTTGAGGAGTACCAGcggcagctgctggaggagaa GATCGAGCGGGACAAGGCGTTTGCACAGAGGAAGGCAGAACGGGCCACGGTGCGGATGCATCTGCGGGACAAGTACCACCTGGCCCAG GACGAGCGGGACGACGCGCAGGTGCACGTGGCCGGAGGGGCGGTGGAGCTGCCGCCGGACCTGGCAGCCATGGTGCacagcgaggaggaggaggaggatggcagCGCCGGGGCCTTCGCCTTCCTGGCGAAGCTGCGGCAGGTGGAGCTGCCGGCGCTGCGGGAGCGCGCCCTGGGCGGCGTGGAGCAGGTGCGGGACAGGTGCGCCCTGATGTAG